A section of the Bacteroidota bacterium genome encodes:
- the dacB gene encoding D-alanyl-D-alanine carboxypeptidase/D-alanyl-D-alanine-endopeptidase, with protein sequence MVLLVFVVLSCGARKTAGTGEKPSEVATPFVDTSAYPMHVAFKGTSADTAKALNNLRAQLSDIIGGREFRGATTGLKIVFFEPNDAVHAVFAVNPAVSILPASVEKLFTSSSTIWALGSKYVFTTKLDLAPGASVQGSRIAGNIYLRPSGDPTLRSSDLDELASQLREKGITTIQGDIISDLDGENPLSQQAKEYMALHGGSQISVHDSIVGDNGLIASVDSSGADSTTDEDEDEGEAGALSLFPNFSLDRNIVNVTVLGGASKGDRANVRVYPPISTVVVNNHSTSSAPASSHVRKVGRGRHRRTIRTFARGAMTLRVSSSGEAFDPLQTISISGQIPARSQRTYTFAVRNVPLAMAAVMKWRLAQNGITVTGKPRVERAASEEGQTLVMKQKNLIDLLTQMNKRSDNYLAESMFRKLSTIASVAASAPDQRARKLMRSWLQVCNVDGTQCTFIDGSGLSKANRTTPNTVISLLAAIKQQGMFELFTHTLSVAGYDGTLRHRMIGTPAQYNAHGKTGTLNGVTALAGYVTTGDGQLAAYFITMQHYRGGPWAYKRDQDKIVEALAGFKYSDYQTAQE encoded by the coding sequence ATGGTCTTGCTTGTCTTCGTCGTACTTTCCTGTGGAGCCCGGAAGACTGCGGGGACAGGAGAGAAGCCTTCGGAAGTCGCGACGCCGTTTGTGGATACATCTGCTTATCCGATGCATGTGGCGTTTAAAGGCACGTCGGCGGATACTGCAAAGGCGCTGAACAATTTACGAGCTCAACTCTCAGACATCATCGGCGGACGTGAATTCCGCGGTGCCACGACGGGTCTCAAGATTGTCTTCTTCGAGCCGAACGATGCCGTGCATGCCGTCTTTGCCGTCAATCCTGCTGTGAGCATATTGCCCGCTTCAGTCGAGAAATTGTTTACCTCATCGAGCACAATTTGGGCGCTGGGTTCGAAATATGTTTTTACCACAAAGCTTGATCTTGCCCCTGGCGCATCTGTGCAAGGATCGCGGATTGCGGGAAATATTTATCTGCGTCCGAGTGGCGACCCCACATTGCGTTCGAGCGATCTCGACGAGCTTGCCTCGCAACTCCGCGAGAAGGGAATCACGACTATTCAGGGGGACATCATCAGCGATCTCGACGGTGAGAATCCGCTTAGCCAACAGGCGAAGGAATACATGGCATTACATGGTGGAAGTCAAATCTCGGTCCACGATTCCATTGTTGGCGATAATGGCCTTATCGCAAGCGTCGACTCGTCCGGTGCAGATTCGACCACGGACGAAGATGAAGATGAAGGCGAAGCTGGAGCACTCTCACTGTTTCCCAATTTCTCGCTGGACCGCAACATTGTAAATGTTACTGTGCTCGGAGGCGCTTCGAAAGGCGATCGCGCAAACGTTCGAGTGTACCCCCCGATCTCGACGGTTGTGGTCAACAACCACAGCACGTCGAGTGCACCGGCTTCTTCGCATGTCCGTAAAGTTGGTCGTGGCCGTCATCGTCGAACCATCCGGACGTTTGCCCGCGGCGCGATGACGCTTCGGGTCTCATCGTCCGGTGAGGCGTTCGATCCTTTGCAGACAATTTCAATTTCCGGTCAAATCCCGGCGCGCTCGCAGCGAACGTATACCTTTGCGGTGCGGAATGTGCCACTTGCCATGGCAGCCGTTATGAAGTGGCGCCTCGCGCAGAACGGCATCACGGTCACCGGCAAACCACGCGTCGAGCGTGCCGCATCGGAGGAGGGACAGACGCTCGTAATGAAGCAGAAAAATCTCATCGACCTGCTGACACAGATGAATAAGCGGAGCGATAATTATCTGGCCGAGAGTATGTTTCGAAAGCTCTCGACAATCGCCTCTGTCGCCGCCTCCGCACCGGATCAGCGCGCACGCAAGCTCATGCGATCATGGCTGCAGGTCTGCAACGTCGATGGCACCCAGTGTACATTCATCGATGGATCCGGACTATCCAAAGCCAATCGGACGACACCGAATACGGTGATCAGTTTGCTTGCCGCAATCAAGCAGCAAGGCATGTTCGAATTATTCACTCATACACTCTCCGTCGCAGGATACGATGGCACGCTTCGTCACCGGATGATCGGTACTCCCGCACAATATAATGCGCATGGCAAGACCGGCACACTGAATGGTGTCACCGCGCTTGCCGGATATGTCACGACTGGCGATGGGCAGCTTGCAGCATACTTCATCACCATGCAGCATTATCGCGGTGGTCCATGGGCCTACAAGCGCGATCAAGATAAAATCGTCGAAGCGCTCGCCGGATTCAAGTATTCGGATTACCAGACGGCGCAGGAATAG
- a CDS encoding ABC transporter substrate-binding protein yields the protein MNYRILEIDTDSPLFMKHKRSRDGGLDFNSYFCSMKFKFIILLIGSILLSSCARKVGIQHTLRDGKGGKKLGGTFRINETADLRSLDPVQMNDQTSVQIGENVYDRLLEFDLNLNLIPGLSTLPEISPDGTTYTFHLRTDAYFHDDPCFSGGKGRKFVASDVIYCYTRALDKTTNTGAEPYFKYIKGGAAYYESGKLPPGGLPGLQAPNDSTVVITLEHPFSPFLNYPAVGFGFIYPHEAVEHYGRDFVFHPVGTGAFRFIDYKQAQHCLLVRNPRYWKHDSVGNQLPYLDTVNFTFILDNKVELQQFVANQLDHVYRIPSEFFQDVVDEHKEPKGKYKKYQLIHVPAMAVQFYGFNVTTPPMNNRHLRRAIAFAVDRDKIIKYILKGQAAGPGVHGIVPPCMPGYPVDLVHGFSFNADSAMAELALAKQELGGTIPDLTLYLNAGGGRNTEVAEAIQSQLKENLGLTINLQMLEFSQLTPRIDDGKAPFFRLGWIADYPSPENFLNLLYGKNIPPSGPSTINSTRFRNPEFDRLFEAAINETDRSKTNTLFAQAENLAIQDAPYLVLYYDEDYHLLQPNVRDFPANAMYQLDMKYCWFSE from the coding sequence ATGAATTATAGAATCCTTGAAATCGATACGGATTCGCCATTATTCATGAAGCACAAACGCTCGCGCGACGGTGGACTCGATTTCAATTCGTATTTTTGCTCTATGAAATTCAAGTTTATCATTCTCCTCATCGGTTCGATCCTTCTCTCCTCTTGTGCCCGCAAGGTGGGCATCCAGCACACGCTGCGCGATGGCAAAGGCGGCAAGAAGTTGGGCGGGACATTCCGCATCAACGAGACCGCCGATCTTCGATCGCTCGATCCGGTGCAGATGAACGATCAGACCTCGGTCCAAATCGGCGAGAACGTCTATGACCGGCTGCTCGAATTCGATCTTAATCTCAACCTGATTCCCGGCCTTTCCACTCTCCCGGAAATCTCGCCAGATGGTACGACCTACACGTTCCATCTCCGCACCGATGCATACTTCCACGATGACCCATGCTTCTCAGGCGGGAAGGGCCGCAAGTTTGTCGCGTCGGATGTAATCTATTGCTACACGCGCGCGCTCGATAAGACGACAAACACCGGCGCGGAGCCATACTTCAAATACATCAAGGGCGGCGCTGCATACTACGAATCGGGCAAGCTTCCACCCGGCGGTCTGCCCGGCCTGCAAGCGCCAAACGATTCGACAGTCGTCATCACGCTCGAACATCCGTTCTCGCCATTCCTGAATTATCCAGCGGTTGGATTCGGGTTTATCTATCCACATGAGGCCGTCGAGCATTACGGTCGCGATTTCGTCTTTCATCCGGTCGGCACCGGCGCGTTTCGCTTTATCGATTACAAGCAAGCGCAGCATTGCCTGCTCGTTCGTAATCCGCGGTATTGGAAGCACGATTCCGTTGGCAATCAACTCCCCTATCTCGACACCGTCAACTTCACGTTCATTCTCGATAACAAGGTGGAGTTGCAGCAATTCGTCGCAAACCAGCTCGATCATGTCTATCGCATTCCGAGCGAGTTTTTTCAGGATGTCGTGGACGAACACAAAGAGCCCAAGGGCAAGTACAAGAAGTACCAGCTCATTCATGTGCCGGCAATGGCGGTGCAATTCTATGGATTTAACGTGACAACTCCTCCAATGAACAATCGGCACTTGCGTCGTGCCATTGCCTTCGCCGTCGATCGCGACAAGATCATCAAGTATATCCTGAAGGGACAAGCGGCTGGACCCGGTGTGCATGGCATCGTGCCACCCTGCATGCCCGGCTATCCGGTCGATTTGGTACATGGCTTCTCTTTCAATGCCGATAGTGCGATGGCCGAGCTTGCGCTGGCCAAACAGGAACTGGGCGGCACAATCCCCGATCTCACACTCTATCTCAATGCTGGTGGCGGGCGCAATACTGAAGTTGCTGAAGCGATTCAATCCCAACTGAAAGAGAATCTTGGTCTGACGATCAACCTGCAAATGCTCGAGTTCTCGCAACTCACGCCACGCATCGATGATGGCAAAGCACCCTTCTTCCGGTTGGGGTGGATTGCGGACTATCCAAGTCCCGAAAATTTCCTGAATCTGCTTTACGGCAAGAACATCCCGCCGTCGGGACCAAGTACGATCAACTCGACGCGCTTCCGCAATCCGGAATTCGACCGGCTGTTCGAAGCGGCGATCAACGAGACGGATCGTTCGAAGACGAACACACTATTTGCACAGGCTGAGAACCTCGCAATCCAGGATGCGCCGTATCTCGTCCTCTATTACGATGAGGATTACCATCTGCTGCAACCAAACGTCCGGGATTTTCCAGCGAACGCGATGTATCAATTAGACATGAAGTACTGTTGGTTTAGCGAGTGA
- a CDS encoding DUF4258 domain-containing protein produces MITKDDILFEVETPIGFKVRVTKDYWHTITTQKHPVMAGQDEFVRVTIQDPDEIRRSRSEPTVYLFYRTQRSKRWVCAVTKEIAGNQGFLITAYITDAIKEGERIWTR; encoded by the coding sequence ATGATTACGAAGGATGACATCCTTTTCGAGGTTGAAACCCCAATTGGGTTCAAGGTCCGGGTGACCAAAGATTATTGGCATACGATTACGACGCAAAAGCATCCAGTAATGGCGGGGCAGGATGAGTTTGTCCGAGTCACCATCCAAGATCCCGATGAAATTCGAAGGAGCAGGAGCGAGCCCACCGTGTATCTTTTTTATCGCACCCAGCGTTCGAAACGATGGGTCTGCGCTGTGACGAAGGAGATTGCCGGAAACCAAGGATTTCTGATCACGGCATATATCACCGATGCGATCAAGGAAGGAGAACGAATATGGACCAGATAA
- a CDS encoding DUF2283 domain-containing protein: MDQIKVYYDETGRTLTVWFGDPAEESVAEEIGDEIIVMKSGSGKVLGFEKLNVHYPHPSQLSVAFEHAR; this comes from the coding sequence ATGGACCAGATAAAAGTGTATTACGATGAGACCGGTAGGACGCTGACCGTCTGGTTTGGCGATCCTGCCGAAGAGTCCGTCGCTGAAGAAATAGGCGATGAGATCATCGTGATGAAGTCCGGCAGTGGCAAGGTCCTCGGCTTCGAGAAGTTGAACGTCCACTATCCGCACCCGAGCCAGCTGAGTGTTGCTTTCGAGCACGCACGATAA